From the genome of Ciona intestinalis unplaced genomic scaffold, KH HT000326.1, whole genome shotgun sequence:
CGTGAAGTCCGACTGACCCCCACAACATCTCTGTTTCACCACGTAGCATAACTGAATATTCCAAAACACCTCCTCAATGCAAGCTTTACGCCACCAGTGcaggaaaagttttaaataatacttttcaaagaattatttgCAATTCGAATATCAATAAAGggttaacaaaattttaaagcaaacCTAAGTGCAAATCAAAGCCTATGTCGTAGTCAAACCAATCAAAGCCTAATGTGGTTTTCGTTGTTTAAAGAGTCTGGatcactcgcgggcactatgacgtaaattacgtcacgatcttacactatttaaatttgtcagttaacaataatgtaaaagtgtcAGTGTGTGATGTATAGTCAGGTAGAAGTATTTCATCTAATGAAGTGACATAAGTGAAGATCCTAGTCCACTAGCAATAAAAGTATTGAGCCTTTCCAGTTTGAACCTGTACTTCCAGCAAGTGTTGGGGAAGTAGACAGGCCAAGGCCATGGAAAATAAGTGAAGCTGAGCAAATCAACAACACAATTTGGTGGGTGTTTAGACACCCGTTGTTGGTATATTGTTTGTGAGCTGATTGCAGGGGTGATGCAATGACTTCGTGCGCTCGTGGGTGTCTAAAGCTACGTCCTAGTCTAGGTTATCTAGGAGTTGTCGTTTGCCGTTTCCTAGTCTAGGTTATCTAGGGTTTTGGCTGGCAAGAAATCACACGATTTTGTACCCTCAGTTACAGTAACTATGTTTATTTGTTCTCTCGTTGTTATCTTATATAGTTCTCGTTTCTCTTATctcttttcttatttttttttgaatggcGATCACACAACGGTATATATAGCAGTCGGGGAATGGTTTGAAgggaaaaagaaattttggGTGTCAGACGAACCGGCGTGATAAATGGCGGTAACGAGGTTATAATGCAAAGGACACAATTGGGAGCATCGGCGCTAACTCGGTTAACGGCAGGGTGCATCCGCCGCGTTGTGGGAAAGTTAGCACGCGACGTCAAACATTTGGGTCAATATTGGGGACAAAAGAATtcgtgtgacgtaatattacGACGGGCCGCTACAACACCTCCCTTTGGCCATtgaaaaaattagaaaaccaGTCAAATATGCCAGAGTGGTGCTCGTTGTAGAGGCTCGTCGTCTCACATACAAAGGCAGGAAAGTGTTACTCTCGGGATCAGCTTGGTCCGCATTCGGGTTGCCTGTAAAACATCTAAACACCGAACGCATAGTTATAGTCACACACACAATAACAAGGCATGTTTAGAACTGGTAATCTGCGTGTGTGAGTTGTGGGTGTTAGTTATGTATTCTGTATAGTACGGTGTCAACCAGTGTTTAATCGGGTGTTGTGACATTTCGTTACTATAATTGCACGTAGTTGCGTGCACACACGGACGACTTCGTTTGCAAGCACCGCCGGACACAATAACCAGGGCCACagcataaaaataacaaaagacAACATGTATTTGGCAGCGTTGCCGCTGCCCGGTCACCCCCAAGGAAAAATTAAGGTATAATCCATATGCAGGCTTAAAAAAATAGGGAATTAGAAATCTGTTTCATAATATCGCAGATGTGCGGGTCGACGAATTGCCCGACCAAAGCGGTTTGTATTTATAGGTATCGGGATCCTACTTGGGGATGGTGTTCGCCGAACGACGGGTTCGGGATCATATATGATCTTAGACATATCGTTCTCCCCTTCAATTCTGAAAGATTCGTTTGCGAGGCTGCAATGTAAAGTCGTAAAGCGTGTTTGCAGGTTTGAGACGGTCTAAGGAAACGGTAGTCACTCGATTTCCGAAATCAATGGTAAAATACCGCTCGGCTAACGACGCGGAACGGTCCGTCATAGGGACGTTCTAGAATCTAGAGCCTTCTTAACCCGATCTACGCGGACGAATACGTGTGTGCACGAGAACAACTTATTATCGATGTATGACGGATTTTGCAATAACGGTCTGGGAAGTGTTGGTCTCAATGATTGCATGCGCTTACGTAGGCCATCGAGAAACGTTCGATGATCCGCGGTAGTGGTGGTAGGCTCGTCGAAAAACTGGCCTGGTAGTTTTAATGTGGTCCCGTATACCAACTCGGCGCTGGAACATGTAAGGTCCTGTTTGTATGCGGCGCGGAGGCCCAACATAACCCAGGGTAAGTTTTCAAGCCAACCGTTATCGTTGAGTTGCGACATAAGCGACGCCTTAAGGGAACGGAAAATTCTCTCCGCCATACCATCAGACATTGGATGGTAGCTCGTGGTGAAAATTAATTTGGCTCCGAGGAATTTAGCCATATCGAACCAGATGGATGATGTAAAATGCGCACCTCGATCGGTCGTTATTTGGGCGGGGGCTCCGAAATTTGCAACCCAGTTGAGGCAAAATGCGTTCACCACCGTTTCGATCGTAATATCTGCGATTGGGACAACTACGGGGTACCGAGTAAAACGGTCAATTATAAGTAGGATATATCGATATCCGTTACAACTGGGTAGTGGTCCGGTTATATCCACGTTAATACTGTGGAAACGTTGGGTAGGGACGCATATGGTTTTGATTTTGGTGAAGGTATGCCTGCCAACCTTTGATTGTTGGCATGATTAGGCAAGCTTTTGCCATATCCTTTATATTTGCATTCATACCTTTCCAAACAAACCTTTGGCTGATAAGCTTTTGAGATCCACGGACTCCCGGGTGCGATAAACAATGCAAACTTTCGAAAATTTTGCGGCGGAAAGACTGCGGGACTACAGGGCGGAACGTACCGGTAGAAATGTCACCGATAATGTCTATATTGGAGTCTGGTAACTGTCTTACCGCCAACGATAGACTATACCCGTCACACCGCTTTAATTCCCGAACCGACTTATCGCCCATTTGTGCTTCGGCCATGGCTACGTAGTAAAGAGCATTGGTGACCAGCAGATGGCAGTAGAGAGTAGGACTACATTGCTAAAACATGGCACCTAACGTTTGGCCAcaattttttatcaacaaaataatttttgggACAATACAGTCGGTTTGGAATGAAATTCCAATGGTATAAAGAACAGTTTCGGAGACTTGTATAAAGTCTTTATTGCATAAAGAACAGTCATGAACAATGAACAGAAGAACTTTTGGGACAATACAGTCGGTTTGGAATGAAA
Proteins encoded in this window:
- the LOC104265615 gene encoding uncharacterized protein LOC104265615, translated to MAEAQMGDKSVRELKRCDGYSLSLAVRQLPDSNIDIIGDISTGTFRPVVPQSFRRKIFESLHCLSHPGVRGSQKLISQSINVDITGPLPSCNGYRYILLIIDRFTRYPVVVPIADITIETVVNAFCLNWVANFGAPAQITTDRGAHFTSSIWFDMAKFLGAKLIFTTSYHPMSDGMAERIFRSLKASLMSQLNDNGWLENLPWVMLGLRAAYKQDLTCSSAELVYGTTLKLPGQFFDEPTTTTADHRTFLDGLRKRMQSLRPTLPRPLLQNPSYIDNKLFSCTHVFVRVDRVKKALDSRTSL